One genomic segment of Natrononativus amylolyticus includes these proteins:
- the pyrF gene encoding orotidine-5'-phosphate decarboxylase: MNFFDRLHDRIVTVDSVVSVGLDPDPKRVPDHLREHDLPRWAFNRRIIDATHEHAAVYKPNAAFYEDSDGWAALEETIAYAHGKGVPVLLDAKRADIGNTTRQYAQILERVDAITVNPYMGRDSLQPFLANEEAGVFVLCRTSNPGGADLQELELETGEPLYERVAALADLWNENDNVGLVVGATKPEELEELREQVPDLPFLVPGVGAQGGDAEAAVEYGLANGVGLVNSSRGIIFAGEDAGENFAAVAGEAAKRLKARLNRYRE; the protein is encoded by the coding sequence ATGAACTTCTTCGATCGGCTGCACGACCGGATCGTCACGGTCGACAGCGTCGTCTCGGTGGGGCTCGACCCCGACCCGAAGCGCGTTCCGGATCACCTCCGCGAACACGACCTCCCGCGGTGGGCGTTCAACCGCCGGATCATCGACGCGACCCACGAGCACGCCGCCGTCTACAAGCCCAACGCGGCGTTCTACGAGGACTCCGACGGCTGGGCCGCACTCGAGGAGACGATCGCTTACGCCCACGGGAAGGGGGTTCCGGTGCTGCTCGACGCGAAGCGAGCCGACATCGGCAACACGACCCGACAGTACGCACAGATCTTGGAGCGGGTGGACGCGATCACCGTCAACCCCTACATGGGACGGGACTCCCTCCAGCCGTTCCTGGCGAACGAGGAGGCCGGCGTGTTCGTCCTCTGTCGGACCTCGAACCCCGGCGGGGCGGACCTCCAGGAGCTGGAACTCGAGACCGGCGAACCCCTCTATGAGCGGGTCGCCGCGCTCGCGGACCTCTGGAACGAGAACGACAACGTGGGGCTGGTCGTCGGCGCGACCAAACCGGAAGAGCTCGAGGAGCTTCGCGAGCAGGTCCCCGACCTCCCCTTCCTCGTGCCCGGCGTCGGCGCCCAGGGCGGCGACGCGGAGGCCGCCGTCGAGTACGGGTTAGCGAACGGTGTCGGCCTCGTCAACTCCTCGCGGGGGATCATTTTCGCCGGCGAGGATGCCGGCGAGAACTTCGCCGCGGTCGCCGGTGAGGCGGCCAAGCGGCTGAAGGCTCGACTGAACCGGTATCGTGAGTGA
- a CDS encoding phosphatase PAP2 family protein — MKPTGGALSPRAAAVPLSMDRDLGIMRAIRETIPEWSVPIFEATALLGDELLVVAALLAYAAIDAYRSIKSGSDRPLSRRTGFVLAVVLGGLAFTLILKASFGFSRPPESLQAVARDGDGFPSGHTMAATICWGALALWGSVSTRQRRLLGAAAVVALVGFSRLALGVHYVADLVASVLFGTAFLLAAGAVLYERPERAFVVAVALGGLALLATGGATDGLLAFVGCAGGAAAWWAINRPEARRLWTAVAG; from the coding sequence ATGAAACCGACCGGCGGCGCGCTATCGCCGCGAGCCGCCGCCGTTCCACTATCCATGGACAGAGATCTCGGAATCATGCGCGCGATCCGCGAAACCATCCCCGAGTGGTCGGTCCCGATCTTCGAGGCGACCGCGCTCCTCGGGGACGAACTCCTCGTCGTCGCCGCGTTGCTGGCCTACGCCGCGATCGACGCCTACCGCTCGATCAAAAGCGGATCGGACCGCCCGCTCTCGAGGCGCACCGGCTTCGTCCTGGCGGTCGTCCTCGGCGGACTGGCGTTCACGCTGATTCTGAAGGCCTCGTTCGGCTTTTCGCGCCCGCCCGAGTCCCTGCAGGCGGTGGCCCGCGACGGCGACGGCTTCCCGAGCGGCCACACGATGGCCGCGACGATCTGCTGGGGGGCGCTGGCGCTCTGGGGCAGCGTCTCCACCCGACAGCGCCGACTTCTGGGCGCAGCGGCCGTCGTCGCGCTCGTCGGCTTCTCGAGGCTCGCGCTGGGGGTTCACTACGTCGCGGACCTCGTCGCGTCGGTACTGTTCGGTACGGCGTTCCTGCTCGCCGCCGGAGCGGTCCTCTACGAGCGACCGGAACGGGCGTTCGTCGTCGCCGTCGCGCTGGGCGGCCTCGCGCTGCTCGCCACCGGCGGGGCGACCGACGGGCTGCTCGCGTTCGTCGGCTGCGCCGGCGGCGCCGCCGCCTGGTGGGCGATCAACCGCCCGGAAGCCCGACGCCTGTGGACGGCGGTCGCCGGGTGA
- a CDS encoding cation:proton antiporter has translation MALEAYDVILIILGITLFGVAVLPRFVSNRAISMPIFFVGFGALVFGLPFGIPAPDPLEQGHTTERLAEFGVIIALMAVGLKIDRPPGLRAWASTWRLLAFTMPLSIAGAALLGWWVVGLLAPTAILLGAVIAPTDPVLASEVQVEDPSEGSEGEGDGESRKDEVRFALTSEAGLNDGLAFPFTNLAIAVALVGLAPGNWVGEWLLVDVVYKIVAGTVLGIGLGWLAARVIFAMEPETQIARSVQGLEAIAGTLIVYGITELAGGYGFIAVFVAAVMIRDYERSHEYNESLHEVSEFAEQITMGFIMVFFGGAIVGGLLSPLTLEGALAAVAILFIVRPLAGVAGLLAFDIDWRERGAIAFFGIRGIGSFYYLAHGLNEAAFADADLLWAIVGTVILLSVVVHGVTASPVVNRIASE, from the coding sequence GTGGCGCTCGAAGCGTACGACGTGATCCTGATTATTCTCGGGATAACGCTGTTCGGTGTGGCTGTGCTCCCAAGATTTGTCAGCAACAGAGCCATTTCGATGCCGATCTTTTTCGTCGGGTTCGGCGCGCTGGTGTTCGGTCTTCCGTTCGGGATTCCGGCGCCGGATCCGCTCGAGCAGGGACACACGACGGAACGCCTGGCCGAGTTCGGCGTCATCATCGCGCTGATGGCCGTCGGGTTGAAGATCGACCGCCCGCCCGGCCTCCGCGCGTGGGCGTCGACCTGGCGGCTGCTCGCGTTCACGATGCCGCTGTCGATCGCCGGTGCCGCTCTGCTCGGCTGGTGGGTCGTCGGACTGCTGGCGCCGACGGCGATCCTGCTCGGGGCGGTCATCGCGCCGACCGACCCGGTTCTGGCGTCGGAGGTCCAGGTCGAAGATCCCAGCGAGGGCAGCGAAGGGGAGGGTGACGGCGAGAGCCGGAAGGACGAGGTCCGGTTCGCTCTCACCTCGGAAGCCGGCCTCAACGACGGTCTCGCCTTTCCGTTCACCAACCTGGCGATCGCCGTCGCGCTGGTCGGCCTCGCACCCGGCAACTGGGTCGGCGAGTGGCTGCTCGTCGACGTCGTCTACAAGATCGTCGCCGGCACGGTGCTCGGGATCGGTCTCGGCTGGCTCGCGGCGCGCGTGATCTTCGCGATGGAACCCGAGACCCAGATCGCTCGGTCGGTGCAGGGCCTCGAGGCGATCGCCGGCACTCTGATCGTCTACGGAATCACCGAACTCGCGGGCGGCTACGGCTTCATCGCAGTGTTCGTCGCCGCGGTGATGATCCGCGACTACGAGCGCTCCCACGAGTACAACGAGTCGCTCCACGAGGTGAGCGAGTTCGCCGAACAGATCACGATGGGGTTCATCATGGTGTTCTTCGGCGGCGCCATCGTCGGCGGGTTGCTCTCGCCGCTGACACTCGAGGGAGCGCTCGCCGCTGTCGCGATCCTGTTCATCGTCCGGCCGCTGGCGGGCGTCGCGGGGCTGCTCGCGTTCGACATCGACTGGCGCGAGCGCGGGGCCATCGCCTTCTTCGGGATTCGGGGTATCGGCTCGTTCTACTACCTGGCCCACGGACTGAACGAGGCGGCGTTCGCCGACGCCGATCTCCTCTGGGCGATCGTCGGCACCGTCATTCTACTCTCGGTCGTCGTTCACGGGGTCACCGCGAGTCCGGTCGTCAACCGAATCGCGTCCGAGTGA
- a CDS encoding cation:proton antiporter has product MSQIALAADFAIIIVVATVIGIVVRQLGQPTIIAYIAAGVILGPVAFDIVTDEGLVYLMAELGLGFLLFLLGMKMRFADIQEILRPITNVAIGQTVLQTALAFLVALALGFGTMEIIVISLATVFGATPIIVKVLSDKDEITSLPGKIDVGVLIVQDIYLVVVLAMFSAESLDNAGEIFETLAIIFSLIAVIGVISYLSSRYVLPRLFRQVADNKDVFLIIAIAWAFLFIAVAESQFDGGIEIGAFLAGISLAQLPYSKELEDRITPITDFFILVFFASIGLQIEGGASALFFYWQEAMIASVILMVGNFWIMFYLIDREGFGVEPTFLASINMVQVSEFSLIVGALALQQEYIGPEILGYLTLMALMTMTVSTYIVANNHAIYDRVEPWFRRFESEDDRDAEIATYSDHAIAIGYDEITERVLPILAERYDDVVVIDRQTRHIDKAGDAEYDYIFGDFRHAEIRKEANLSAASFVLSSSVEREVNEELLKEVGEDAVVFVESERIADARALYDRGATYVIMSTHLTAEMVSEYLEQYLSDRSSFDETINDDVQRLRRGEHDPAADMVGDGGETDG; this is encoded by the coding sequence ATGAGTCAGATCGCCCTCGCCGCCGACTTCGCGATCATCATCGTCGTCGCCACGGTCATCGGCATCGTCGTCCGTCAGCTCGGCCAGCCGACGATCATCGCCTACATCGCCGCCGGCGTGATCCTCGGGCCGGTGGCGTTCGACATCGTCACCGACGAGGGGCTCGTCTACCTGATGGCCGAACTCGGCCTCGGGTTTCTCCTCTTCCTGCTCGGGATGAAGATGCGGTTTGCGGACATCCAGGAAATCCTGCGCCCGATCACGAACGTCGCGATCGGACAGACGGTGCTTCAGACGGCGCTGGCCTTCCTCGTCGCGCTCGCGCTCGGATTCGGGACCATGGAGATCATCGTCATCTCGCTGGCGACGGTGTTCGGCGCGACGCCGATCATCGTCAAAGTGCTCTCCGATAAGGACGAGATCACTTCGCTGCCCGGCAAGATCGACGTCGGCGTCCTCATCGTCCAGGACATCTACCTCGTCGTCGTTCTCGCGATGTTCAGCGCCGAATCGCTCGACAACGCGGGAGAAATCTTCGAGACGCTCGCGATCATCTTCTCGTTGATCGCGGTCATCGGCGTCATCTCGTATCTCTCCTCGAGGTACGTCCTCCCGCGGCTGTTCCGCCAGGTCGCGGACAACAAGGACGTGTTCCTGATAATCGCCATCGCGTGGGCGTTTCTGTTCATCGCCGTCGCCGAGAGCCAGTTCGACGGCGGGATCGAGATCGGAGCGTTCCTCGCCGGTATCAGCCTTGCACAACTTCCCTACAGCAAGGAACTCGAGGATCGGATCACGCCGATCACGGACTTCTTCATCCTCGTCTTCTTCGCGAGCATCGGCCTCCAGATCGAAGGCGGTGCGTCGGCACTGTTTTTCTACTGGCAGGAGGCGATGATCGCCTCGGTGATCCTGATGGTGGGTAACTTCTGGATCATGTTCTACCTCATCGACCGGGAAGGGTTCGGCGTCGAGCCGACGTTCCTCGCGTCGATCAACATGGTCCAGGTCAGCGAGTTCTCGCTGATCGTCGGCGCGCTCGCTCTCCAACAGGAGTACATCGGCCCCGAAATTTTGGGCTATCTCACCCTGATGGCGCTGATGACGATGACCGTCTCGACGTACATCGTCGCCAACAACCACGCGATCTACGACCGGGTCGAGCCGTGGTTCCGCCGGTTCGAGTCCGAAGACGACCGGGACGCGGAGATCGCCACCTACAGCGACCACGCCATCGCGATCGGCTACGACGAGATCACCGAGCGGGTGCTCCCGATCCTCGCCGAGCGCTACGACGACGTCGTGGTGATCGACCGCCAGACGAGACACATCGACAAGGCCGGGGACGCCGAGTACGACTACATTTTCGGCGACTTCCGCCACGCCGAAATTCGCAAGGAGGCGAACCTTTCGGCCGCGAGCTTCGTGTTGAGTTCGAGCGTCGAGCGGGAGGTCAACGAAGAGCTGCTGAAGGAGGTCGGCGAGGACGCGGTCGTCTTCGTCGAGTCCGAGCGCATCGCCGACGCCCGCGCCCTCTACGATCGAGGGGCGACGTACGTCATCATGAGCACGCACCTGACCGCCGAGATGGTCAGCGAGTACCTCGAGCAGTATCTCTCCGACCGCTCGTCGTTCGACGAGACGATCAACGACGACGTCCAGCGGCTCAGGCGGGGCGAGCACGACCCGGCGGCCGACATGGTCGGCGACGGGGGTGAGACCGATGGTTGA